In a genomic window of Quercus lobata isolate SW786 chromosome 4, ValleyOak3.0 Primary Assembly, whole genome shotgun sequence:
- the LOC115986050 gene encoding proline-rich receptor-like protein kinase PERK2, translating to MAALFMLFTILDIRPPPEPPVPTLYPSPFPTLSPPLPPPPPPPTSTFSPLPPFPQLPPFTPSTTRSPPRPGQQELIKWLRFVAMYILAPTTIITTIALIAKYIRPQPQPVSVFDIPERVSFAINCTDESLPIEWCKLRQLMGLEECDAKAVVPRDCCT from the coding sequence ATGGCTGCCCTGTTCATGTTGTTTACCATCCTTGACATCCGACCCCCACCAGAGCCACCTGTTCCAACCCTCTATCCATCACCATTTCCCACCCTTTCTCCACCACtgccaccgccaccaccaccgccaACGTCTACGTTTTCTCCACTCCCACCTTTTCCCCAGTTGCCCCCTTTCACTCCATCAACCACACGGTCACCACCAAGACCAGGTCAACAAGAACTCATCAAATGGTTGCGGTTCGTTGCTATGTATATCTTGGCTCCAACAACCATCATCACAACGATTGCTCTCATTGCTAAATACATCCGGCCTCAGCCGCAGCCAGTAAGCGTATTCGATATACCGGAGCGTGTGAGCTTTGCAATAAATTGCACTGATGAGAGTTTGCCTATAGAATGGTGTAAATTGCGGCAGTTGATGGGATTGGAGGAGTGCGATGCGAAAGCTGTAGTGCCTAGGGATTGTTGTACCTGA